A region of the Thioploca ingrica genome:
AATACATAGTGATTAGTAGAATCCACTACATCTAATATTTCTAGATGGGCAATTTGTTGACGAGTATACTCTGGGAGCTGTACCCATAGACAAGAGTACTCTAACAATTCTAAGTTCTCACTTAGCTGGTAAGTGGAAGCACCTAATGAAGAAAATTTTATACCATAAGTTATTAATGTCTTGATAAAATCATCTAATTTTGTCGGACTTATTGCTAACTTGGATGTCAGTTCTTGGACAGTATGCGGTTGTCCATCAGCGAGTACCTGTAAAATACGATGAAACATTTAAAAAATTCTATCATAAAATAAAGTAGTTGTAAGCGAAAGTTTAACCTAAATAACAAGAATATCAAAGGCTCAATAACAAGTAATTGAGTTAACGGTGACTTTAACAATACGGCGAACCACTTTTAAAAATATTTAATTTTATCAATCAATTATTATAAAAATGTCGTGATATGAGATCAACTCGTTAGAAAAATCCGAACGAGCGTCAGTTATAAAAAATGGCGCCAGGATTGTTATTAGTGATATTTTTTCCCAGATGAACTACTATTTTTTATAGGAAGCACATATAGAGAAAATAAAGCAGTATAATTACCTGACATGATACTTGAAAACCCCACTGAGAAAGCCATTGGTATTTTAGGGGGTACTTTTGACCCCATCCATCATGGTCATTTACGCTTAGCAATAGAATTGTATGAACGATTAGATTTAGCTGAAGTGCGCCTAATACCGGCTGCTTATCCACCTCATCGGAGTTTTCCTTTCGCCAATGCCCAGTTGCGATTACAAATGCTACAAGCAGCGATAATAGGTACCCCCGGGTTAGTTGTTGACGATCGTGAACTACATCGATTGGGTCCGTCTTATATGGTTGATACTTTGAGCAGTTTACGTGAAGAATATCCTTATCGTTCTTTATGTTTAATTTTAGGGATGGATGCGTTTAGCAATTTGCCACAGTGGTATCAATGGCAACGTCTTATTACCTTAGCTCATTTGTTGGTAGTACATCGCTTAGGTACACAAATACCCGCATTTTCTACTATGCAAGATTTTTTATCTGAGCATCAAACGAATTGTTCAGATACTTTAAAAAAGCAATTAACCGGTTGTATTTGGATAGAAGAAATTCCGGTTTTAAACATTTCTTCAACTCAAATTCGGCATTTAATTGCAGCCGGTAAAAATCCTCGCTATTTACTTCCAGCAGCCGTTTTAAACATTATTAATACTCATCAGCTTTATAGCTAACTTATGGATATTTATGAATACAGAACAACTTCTCATCCTCGTTGAAAAAGTCTTAGATGAAAAAAAAGCTAAAGATATTAAAAT
Encoded here:
- a CDS encoding nicotinate-nucleotide adenylyltransferase gives rise to the protein MILENPTEKAIGILGGTFDPIHHGHLRLAIELYERLDLAEVRLIPAAYPPHRSFPFANAQLRLQMLQAAIIGTPGLVVDDRELHRLGPSYMVDTLSSLREEYPYRSLCLILGMDAFSNLPQWYQWQRLITLAHLLVVHRLGTQIPAFSTMQDFLSEHQTNCSDTLKKQLTGCIWIEEIPVLNISSTQIRHLIAAGKNPRYLLPAAVLNIINTHQLYS